In Daucus carota subsp. sativus chromosome 4, DH1 v3.0, whole genome shotgun sequence, one DNA window encodes the following:
- the LOC108219516 gene encoding kinesin-like protein NACK1, with protein sequence MTVRNPGTPVSKIVRTPVSTPGGTKSREEKIVVTVRLRPLNKREQLAKDQVAWECIEDHTIVYKASPNERVAHHSASFTFDKVFGPASFTDTVYEEGVKNVALSALMGINATIFAYGQTSSGKTYTMRGITEKAVHDIYKHILNTPERDFRIRISGLEIYNENVRDLLNSDSGRNLKLLDDPEKGTVVEKLVEETANDDQHLRNLIRICEAQRQVGETALNDTSSRSHQIIRLTIESTLRENSDCVRSYVASLNFVDLAGSERVSQTNSEGVRLREGCHINLSLMTLTTVIRKLSVGKRSGHIPYRDSKLTRILQHSLGGNARTAIICTLSPASSHVEQSRNTLYFATRAKEVVNNAQVNMVVSDKQLIKHLQKEVARLEAARTPDPLSEKDYKIQQMEKEIEELRIQRDLAKSQVDELRRKLQEEPQVLKMTESRSPIVKKCLSFSGTLSPNLAGKETDHFVKMRNTTGRQTMRQSSTAPFTLMNEIRKLEHLQEQLGEEANRALEVLQKEVACHRQGNQDAAETIAKLQAEIKDMCAVRPAPKDVKVENVVSVNKSISANLKDEITRLHSQGGNIANLEEQLENVQKSIDKLVMSLPSNEDQQCNAEASLKTKNHSKKKKLLPLASSNTTNRQNFIRSPCSPLSSTKQVSNSDTENRAPEYDDNLSNDTPLVSGKDTPTKSEDGGDVSSKEGTPYRRTSSVNMKRMQKMFQNAAEENVRSIREYVTELKERVAKLQYQKQLLVCQVLELEANEEAGYDLENEENMTELQEVSPISWSVTFREQRQQIIELWDVCFVSIIHRTQFYLLFKGDPSDQIYMEVELRRLNWLQQHLAEIGNATPAHTGEEPTISVSSSLRALKREREFLARRLTVRLSMEEREALYIKWEVPLEGKHRKMQFINKLWVNPHDARHVQESADIVANLVGFRQSGNLSKEMFELNFVLPSDKRPWIMGWSNPISNLLHL encoded by the exons aTGACCGTTAGAAACCCTGGTACACCGGTTTCGAAGATAGTGAGGACACCTGTATCCACTCCCGGAGGGACTAAAAGTAGAGAAGAGAAGATTGTGGTAACAGTGAGGTTAAGGCCACTGAATAAAAGGGAGCAATTGGCGAAAGATCAAGTCGCGTGGGAATGCATTGAAGATCACACTATTGTTTACAAGGCATCGCCTAATGAGCGTGTAGCTCATCATTCTGCCTCATTCACATTTG ATAAGGTATTTGGTCCTGCTTCTTTTACGGATACTGTGTATGAGGAGGGAGTAAAGAATGTTGCGTTGTCTGCTCTGATGGGAATCAATG CTACTATATTCGCTTATGGTCAAACCAGCAGTGGAAAGACATACACAATGAGAGGAATTACAGAGAAAGCTGTTCATGATATTTACAAGCATATACTTAAT ACTCCAGAGAGGGATTTTCGAATAAGAATTTCAGGGCTTGAAATCTATAATGAGAATGTCAGGGACTTGTTGAATTCTGATTCTGGGCGCAATTTAAAGCTTCTAGATGATCCAGAG AAAGGAACTGTGGTTGAGAAGTTAGTTGAGGAAACAGCGAATGATGACCAGCATCTAAGAAATTTGATTAGAATTTGTGAGG CTCAAAGACAAGTAGGCGAAACTGCCCTCAACGATACCAGTTCAAGGTCACACCAGATAATAAGGCTG ACAATTGAAAGTACACTTCGTGAAAATTCAGATTGTGTGAGATCTTATGTTGCAAGCCTG AACTTTGTAGACTTAGCAGGAAGTGAAAGAGTCTCTCAGACAAATTCCGAGGGAGTTAGGCTCAGAGAGGGATGCCATATTAACCTTAGTCTGATGACTCTTACAACAGTAATTAGAAAGTTAAG TGTTGGAAAAAGAAGTGGTCATATACCATACCGAGACTCAAAGCTCACACGAATATTGCAGCACTCTCTTGGTGGTAATGCACGCACTGCTATCATTTGCACTTTGAGTCCTGCATCCAGCCACGTGGAGCAATCCCGAAACACACTGTACTTTGCCACCCGAGCTAAGGAAGTTGTAAACAATGCCCAAGTAAACATG GTTGTTTCAGACAAACAATTAATTAAGCATTTACAGAAGGAAGTAGCCAGACTCGAAGCTGCACGCACACCAGATCCACTAAGTGAAAAAGATTACAAAATACAGCAG ATGGAGAAAGAAATTGAGGAATTGAGAATTCAACGGGATCTTGCAAAGTCTCAGGTTGATGAGTTGCGTAGGAAACTTCAGGAAGAACCACAG GTTTTAAAGATGACTGAGTCACGCAGTCCAATTGTAAAAAAGTGCCTCTCATTTTCTGGGACCTTGTCGCCTAACCTTGCTGGCAAAGAGACAGATCATTTTGTAAAGATGAGAAATACAACAGGAAGGCAGACAATGAGGCAATCATCCACTGCGCCTTTCACACTTATGAATGAGATTAGAAAACttgagcatctccaagagcagCTTGGAGAGGAAGCAAACCGAGCACTGGAAGTACTTCAGAAAGAGGTTGCTTGTCATAGACAAGGTAACCAAGATGCAGCAGAGACAATTGCTAAGCTACAAGCTGAAATAAAGGATATGTGTGCTGTTCGACCAGCCCCAAAAGatgttaaagttgaaaatgtTGTTTCTGTTAACAAAAGTATCAGTGCCAATCTCAAGGATGAAATAACTAGACTTCACTCACAAGGAGGTAACATTGCCAATCTTGAGGAGCAGCTAGAAAATGTTCAGAAGTCCATTGACAAGTTGGTAATGTCTCTTCCAAGCAACGAAGACCAACAGTGTAATGCTGAAGCCTCTTTGAAAACCAAAAATCATTCTAAAAAGAAGAAGCTGCTTCCTCTAGCATCAAGCAACACAACAAACCGACAGAACTTCATAAGATCTCCGTGTTCACCACTGTCATCTACAAAACAAGTGTCTAATTCTGATACAGAAAACAGAGCTCCAGAATATGACGACAATTTGTCCAATGATACTCCATTAGTTTCAGGAAAAGATACTCCAACAAAGAGTGAGGATGGTGGCGATGTATCATCAAAGGAAGGGACTCCATATCGGCGTACAAGTTCTGTCAACATGAAGAGAATGCAAAAGATGTTTCAAAATGCAGCAGAAGAGAATGTTAGAAGTATAAGAGAATATGTAACAGAGTTAAAAGAACGTGTCGCTAAGCTCCAGTATCAAAAGCAATTACTTGTTTGCCAG GTGCTTGAGCTCGAGGCAAATGAAGAAGCAGGGTATGACTTGGAGAATGAGGAGAACATGACTGAACTTCAAGAGGTGTCCCCAATTTCGTGGAGTGTAACTTTTAGGGAACAAAGGCAGCAGATCATCGAACTATGGGATGTTTGTTTTGTCTCAATTATTCACAGGACCCAGTTCTACTTGTTATTCAAAGGAGACCCTTCTGATCAGATATATATGGAAGTAGAACTTAGGCGATTGAATTGGCTGCAGCAGCACTTGGCTGAAATTGGTAATGCAACTCCAGCTCATACAGGAGAAGAGCCCACAATCTCAGTTTCTTCGAG CCTTAGAGCATTGAAGCGCGAAAGAGAGTTTCTTGCCAGGAGATTGACTGTTCGGCTGAGTATGGAGGAAAGGGAAGCTTTGTACATAAAATGGGAAGTTCCATTAGAAGGGAAGCACAGGAAGATGCAATTCATAAACAAGCTTTGGGTAAATCCCCATGATGCCAGGCATGTACAGGAGAGTGCTGACATAGTGGCAAACCTTGTAGGTTTTCGTCAGAGTGGAAATTTGTCCAAGGAAATGTTTGAGCTCAACTTTGTACTTCCATCTGACAAGAGGCCATGGATCATGGGATGGTCCAACCCTATCTCAAACCTTCTCCACTTGTGA